The Sulfurimonas sp. genome includes the window CTACTGTCCTTGGTGTAAAAAATTTGAGAGAAAAGCATTAAAATCTCCACTTATAAGAAAAAGAGTTAAACAATATTTTATACCAGTTGTAATTGATAACAAAAGAGATATTGGTAAATATCCAAAAGAATTTCACACAAAACTACTACCTACAGTATATTTTATAAACCAAAATACGGGTGAAAAAATTCTTAGAGTTTTAGGTTATTCAAGAAAAACTACATTTTCCAACACTATGGATGAAGTAATAAAAACATATAAAAAGAAAAAATTATGAGATTTTTAGCCACACTTCTTTTTACCTTTAGTACACTTTTTAGTGCAAACTATTTTTCCCTTGATGATGTAAACTCTTTGCATCTACACATGTCAAATAAGCTAGAATTCATGGATGAAAAACAAAAAAAATCCCTTAAAAAAGATATAACTGACAAACTAAAAAAAGCTGGTTTTAAATTTGGTAAAGTTGATTCTATTAATTTTCTTGTTAAACTAAAATCTGTAGAGATAGACGAAGGA containing:
- a CDS encoding thioredoxin family protein, whose amino-acid sequence is MKIFITLLLLITFCNAAKIDKFASEVGYFRDYYSALKIAKEQNKPVMLVVVGDYCPWCKKFERKALKSPLIRKRVKQYFIPVVIDNKRDIGKYPKEFHTKLLPTVYFINQNTGEKILRVLGYSRKTTFSNTMDEVIKTYKKKKL